The following are encoded in a window of Pygocentrus nattereri isolate fPygNat1 chromosome 5, fPygNat1.pri, whole genome shotgun sequence genomic DNA:
- the si:ch73-109d9.1 gene encoding uncharacterized protein si:ch73-109d9.1, producing the protein MSDTLIITFQSQLSIVMETILKSAMFEITKLVEDSFVEEVGHAKQEVELLMRRLQFYESKLKERERRVRCVDCGKATANDERTTEPPAELLSGADTLCFSLSLREQSGKRPPLSEVRRSAESLDSCAPTETHTLTQKKANTLEPSGKQDTTVQIPQHVLQKFLPSAAVTGIHEEHCASSKPRESHPKTPGIDFTPSKEIDLTQSRLTQSSAEEDEGGERASSPPCPAVKSEHEPDPVPIKEEEEMLPVWDCTDDSGPGESHQNHRDIGGSWNREETQLPQKAPLNPPAELVKVHPMSRQRTFSVVAREILTQFQVWQRACYSRNIEWGPITAKIISALPYLSGREAEVIVRCTKMLHNRRDYLRRRAKDAFLERNAFPVAQRYLVQLQRGDIIQHMNL; encoded by the exons ATGTCAGACACTCTCATCATCACCTTCCAGTCCCAGCTCTCTATCGTCATGGAAACCATTCTCAAGTCAGCCATGTTCGAGATCACCAAGCTGGTGGAGGACAGCTTTGTGGAGGAAGTGGGCCATGCCAAACAGGAAGTGGAGTTACTTATGCGAAGACTGCAGTTTTATGAGAGtaaactgaaagagagagaaaggagagtgcGGTGTGTGGACTGTGGTAAAGCCACAGCCAACGACGAGAGGACCACAGAGCCGCCGGCAGAGCTGCTCTCAG GTGCAGATACGCTGTGTTTCAGTCTTAGCCTGAGGGAGCAGTCTGGGAAAAGGCCTCCATTAAGTGAAGTGCGGCGGTCTGCAGAGAGCTTGGACTCGTGCGCACCCACggagacacacactctcacacagaagAAGGCAAACACGCTTGAACCAAGCGGGAAACAGGACACCACAGTACAAATTCCTCAACATGTTTTACAGAAATTCCTTCCTAGTGCAGCAGTGACAGGGATTCATGAGGAGCACTGTGCCAGTTCAAAACCCAGGGAAAGCCACCCCAAGACACCTGGGATAGACTTTACTCCCAGTAAAGAAATAGATTTGACCCAGTCTAGATTAACACAGAGTTCTGCAGAGGAAGACGAGGGTGGTGAGCGGGCCTCTTCTCCACCCTGTCCTGCTGTGAAATCGGAGCATGAACCTGATCCAGTTCCTAttaaagaagaggaggagatgcTGCCGGTGTGGGACTGCACAGATGACAGCGGTCCTGGGGAAAGCCATCAGAATCACAGAGACATCGGAGGATCCTGGAATCGTGAGGAGACACAG ctGCCCCAGAAAGCTCCTCTAAACCCTCCAGCAGAACTGGTCAAAGTGCACCCGATGAGCAGACAGAGAACGTTCAGC GTGGTGGCGAGAGAGATACTAACACAGTTTCAGGTTTGGCAGAGGGCATGCTACAGCAGAAACATTGAATGGGGCCCTATTACAGCGAAG ATCATTTCTGCGTTACCGTACTTGTCTGGGAGGGAGGCCGAGGTAATTGTGCGCTGCACTAAGATGCTACATAATCGCAGGGATTACCTCCGAAGGAGGGCCAAG GATGCCTTTCTGGAGAGGAATGCCTTTCCTGTGGCCCAGAGATATCTTGTTCAGCTTCAGAGAGGTGACATTATTCAACACATGAACCtgtaa
- the si:ch73-109d9.3 gene encoding zinc finger protein 500 yields the protein MSDALLLTFQTQLSGVMETILRSAVCEITRLVEGSFLEEVGRGKREAEVLRRRLQILETKLGERERVKRVKCVDCGKTGFSKKETDRETRTQTGVEMVGVMKHEGTSEGGRSCGKGSGTPSQEASSTIPDTELKIVEVNEARVGGALKEEVAESTDTQIYSTVHGHAADHREPQSHNVGETSGLHASQPDHRVPQRDKFPGSKSGSPGIQDSMKSRPLLKRPDSKADHAEQSPLPQSGPAAVSSSECSTVKQLAKSPNSVPIKQEVVVVLPPEWEEVDRVRSGTTSAPSRVNPTLDKHQHGDLPPSRPPVEGSVVYPGPCGKVSSPASQVTQQRTLVKKSTKLVEPASVLASNPGTVNIARGQPVHKSPASLPKPSQALQHFQRAYTDERSISALQSGRNLMQALSARTGGHIGHHTVRTPHNCSQCGKGFSHLCHLRAHQQIHTGERQFCCSLCGRSFTKLSNLKAHRRVHTGERPYICMACGKRFTQKCNLKRHQRIHSANL from the exons ATGTCGGATGCTCTACTTCTCACCTTCCAGACCCAGCTCTCCGGGGTCATGGAGACCATCCTGAGGTCAGCCGTGTGCGAGATCACCAGGCTAGTTGAGGGCAGCTTCTTGGAGGAGGTCGGTCGTGGGAAACGTGAAGCAGAAGTTCTGAGACGAAGGCTGCAAATCCTGGAAACCAAGCTGGGCGAGCGAGAAAGAGTTAAAAGGGTAAAGTGTGTGGATTGTGGCAAAACCGGCTTCTCCAAGAAGGAGACGGATAGAGAAACCAGGACGCAAACTG GtgtggagatggttggtgttaTGAAGCATGAAGGCACTTCTGAAGGAGGCAGAAGCTGTGGGAAGGGCAGCGGAACACCAAGCCAGGAGGCATCCTCAACAATCCCAGACACTGAACTTAAG ATTGTTGAAGTCAATGAAGCCAGAGTAGGAGGAGCCCTGAAGGAGGAGGTCGCAGAGTCTACAGACACGCAGATCTACTCAACAGTACACGGTCACGCAGCAGATCACAGAGAGCCGCAGAGCCATAACGTTGGAGAGACGTCGGGCCTCCATGCCTCACAGCCTGACCACAGAGTTCCTCAGAGGGACAAATTCCCTGGCAGCAAGTCTGGCAGTCCTGGTATTCAGGATTCTATGAAAAGTAGGCCACTTTTAAAAAGGCCAGACAGTAAAGCAGATCATGCTGAGCAGTCACCTCTCCCACAGTCAGGGCCTGCAGCTGTGTCATCTTCTGAGTGTTCCACGGTGAAGCAGCTGGCAAAGAGTCCTAACTCGGTGCCCATTAAACAGGAGGTTGTAGTGGTGCTTCCACCAGAATGGGAAGAGGTAGATAGGGTGAGATCAGGGACTACCTCCGCCCCCAGCAGGGTAAATCCGACACTGGATAAACACCAACACGGTGATCTTCCTCCCAGCAGACCTCCAGTGGAAGGAAGTGTGGTGTATCCTGGGCCTTGTGGTAAGGTGAGCAGCCCTGCCTCTCAGGTCACGCAGCAAAGGACACTGGTGAAAAAATCCACCAAACTAGTAGAACCTGCCAGCGTGCTGGCCTCTAATCCTGGCACTGTGAACATAGCCAGGGGGCAGCCAGTTCACAAGAGTCCAGCCTCTCTGCCTAAACCTTCTCAGGCACTTCAGCACTTCCAGAGAGCCTACACGGATGAGAGAAGCATCAGTGCCTTGCAGTCTGGAAGAAATCTCATGCAGGCACTCAGCGCCAGGACTGGTGGTCATATTGGGCACCATACGGTCAGGACACCACACAACTGCAGTCAGTGCGGTAAAGGCTTCTCTCACCTGTGCCACCTGAGGGCTCACCAACAGATTCACACAGGAGAAAGACAgttctgctgcagtttgtgtggCCGCAGCTTCACCAAACTCAGCAACTTGAAGGCGCATCGCAGGGTCCACACAGGTGAAAGACCCTATATCTGCATGGCCTGTGGCAAAAGGTTCACGCAGAAATGCAATCTAAAAAGACACCAGAGAATTCACTCTGCCAACCTGTGA